Proteins encoded together in one Sander lucioperca isolate FBNREF2018 chromosome 17, SLUC_FBN_1.2, whole genome shotgun sequence window:
- the si:ch73-335l21.1 gene encoding insulin receptor substrate 1-B — protein sequence MESQAGDLQSCEDVRKSGYLRKQKSMHRRYFVLRAASERGPTRLEYYESEKKFRGKAPVPKKAVALETCFNINKRADSKNKHMIVLYTRAESFAIAAENEADQDEWYQAMVDLQCKSKIPTDNEEGGDYGVPNPGPAFKEVWQVKVWPKGLGQAKNLVGIYRLCLTDKTVNFVKLNSDAAAVVLQLMNVRRCGHSENFFFVEVGRSAVTGPGEFWMQVDDSVVAQNMHETLLEAMKALSEEFRQRSKSQSNSGPGGGATASNPISVPSRRHHPNPPPSQVGFTRRPRTEPPGGVNSGAGVNSASASPTPRHSFPRSPTANDGGKGEDGIAGSTPLQGPCSSPSTNGSCSTTPILRSKSARSAATTAAKTSLGLMRSISTPAPSPAPSLSSSSGHGSEFGGVTSASAGPGSGVYSHVPSHRASVSGSPSDYGSSDEYGSSPGDHTLRASLSLPGSSVGSTCSQSHCEEGANYILMGQRSGGGGSSSNQGSLTCRSLPAPGTPACGSQPQTRRVLRRSSSRECDAERRLLSKRASLPPMALERLAPRQHRAEEPADEDSADYAIMSRSTSRESFASTSSSTQRESVMGAGSAGGGGGYLDVAGEFKSEVGGGASGSVDIGVDTGYMSMLPGVTQPPVSPSQSLAVSVPDSDSKPPDDYMAMTPNNSVSPPQQIRPPPASDGYMIMSPNSSCSPDQRGGLSGGAWVGSDSADSRAGSDYMNMSPISARSVNGSPPPAEHTGHLETSSQQQAPKMVYSYYSLPRSYKHNPSAGHFEDVPGRGRRPNGSCSRGMGGGRTMEGRQEQTVAGNSVVGRHLSLSSSSYSSSSASSESLGESEDRATQAVSTIAGGAQSKDGSKLQQKRGSGGLSKQGSHSRSRPVSLFVDVSKANTLPRVRENPLPPEPKSPGEYVSIEFKGEKSSQTGVGGGRGRGLRHGLSLPHGSSSNYPQHRPTSCLGNFIPLSRSPSAPITPPAASEYVNMDLGPSPSPSPLSLTPLVFPSFHTPPTPPTLAHAPKACVEGTTGPCEEGAKVAEAPLRKSRESAPSVSESPTSCGDYTEMAFPRSSSSVSPKALSPTRTDPSVPVLSRGLDFPLAKPGPNPDHGAKVIRADPQGRRRHCSETFLAPPSLPTSTSTSSSSTASLFPEHAQAVARRLGFESMLWGNGAVTDNPTQFALPGQQSLPANTQTSSTEQGLNYIDLDLANKEGHHLGQDGPSGSQAPSRLFSVLGGGSGVGGVGAPVGSSSSSSTLNTYASIDFYKSEELRTHQNGNKEGTEC from the exons GTAAAATCCCCACTGACAATGAGGAAGGGGGGGACTATGGCGTGCCCAATCCCGGCCCTGCATTCAAAGAGGTTTGGCAGGTGAAAGTGTGGCCCAAAGGCCTGGGTCAAGCCAAGAACTTGGTGGGCATCTATCGCCTTTGCCTGACTGACAAGACTGTCAATTTTGTCAAGCTCAACTCTGATGCTGCTGCCGTAGTGCTGCAGCTGATGAACGTCCGACGCTGCGGCCATTCAGAAAACTTTTTCTTCGTTGAGGTGGGGCGCTCAGCCGTGACAGGCCCGGGCGAGTTCTGGATGCAG GTGGATGATTCGGTGGTGGCCCAGAACATGCATGAAACCTTGCTAGAGGCTATGAAGGCACTGAGCGAGGAGTTCCGCCAACGCAGCAAGTCTCAGTCGAACTCTGGCCCTGGAGGAGGTGCTACTGCTTCTAACCCCATCAGTGTTCCCTCACGCCGCCATCACCCGAACCCTCCTCCCAGCCAGGTGGGCTTCACCCGTCGGCCCCGAACTGAGCCTCCGGGGGGAGTTAACAGTGGAGCAGGGGTCAACAGTGCCAGTGCTTCTCCCACCCCACGGCATAGCTTCCCGAGGTCTCCCACTGCTAATGATGGCGGGAAAGGTGAGGATGGAATAGCAGGCAGCACACCACTCCAAGGGCCGTGCTCCAGCCCATCCACAAATGGGTCTTGCTCGACCACCCCAATCCTCAGGTCAAAGTCAGCCCGTTCAGCCGCCACAACAGCTGCTAAAACTTCTCTTGGGTTGATGCGTTCCATCTCCACACCAGCGCCATCTCCAGCCCCAAGCCTCTCGTCTAGCTCTGGGCATGGCTCTGAGTTTGGAGGCGTGACATCTGCTAGTGCTGGTCCAGGGTCTGGTGTCTATAGTCATGTCCCCTCCCATCGCGCCTCTGTCTCAGGCTCACCCAGTGACTATGGCTCTTCAGACGAGTATGGCTCTAGTCCTGGGGATCACACTCTCCGAGCCTCCCTGAGCCTCCCTGGAAGCTCTGTTGGTAGCACTTGCAGTCAGTCCCATTGTGAGGAGGGAGCCAACTATATCCTGATGGGCCAACGTAGTGGTGGCGGTGGTAGCAGCAGTAACCAAGGGAGCTTGACGTGCAGATCCTTGCCAGCACCAGGAACACCAGCCTGTGGCTCCCAGCCACAAACCAGGAGAGTGCTGCGTCGCTCCTCTAGCCGCGAATGTGATGCTGAACGTCGGCTGCTGAGCAAGCGGGCTTCATTACCTCCTATGGCCCTGGAGAGACTGGCCCCACGTCAGCACAGAGCTGAGGAGCCTGCAGATGAAGATTCGGCCGATTATGCCATCATGTCCAGAAGCACCAGCCGCGAGTCCTTTGCTTCCACCTCCTCTTCCACACAGAGGGAATCTGTCATGGGTGCTGGGTCAGCAGGGGGAGGTGGAGGGTACTTGGATGTGGCGGGTGAGTTCAAAAGTGAAGTGGGTGGAGGAGCAAGTGGTAGTGTAGATATAGGTGTGGACACTGGGTACATGTCCATGCTGCCTGGCGTCACTCAGCCTCCAGTATCCCCGTCCCAATCATTAGCTGTCTCTGTTCCAGACTCGGATTCCAAACCTCCTGATGATTACATGGCCATGACCCCGAACAACAGCGTGTCCCCACCACAGCAGATCCGGCCTCCACCAGCTTCTGATGGCTATATGATAATGTCCCCCAATAGCAGCTGCTCCCCTGATCAGCGTGGAGGTCTCTCTGGAGGGGCTTGGGTAGGCAGTGATAGTGCAGACAGCAGGGCAGGCAGTGACTATATGAACATGTCTCCAATCAGTGCACGTTCTGTAAATGGCAGCCCCCCACCTGCTGAGCACACCGGTCATTTGGAGACCAGTTCTCAACAGCAAGCCCCCAAGATGGTGTATTCTTACTATTCCCTTCCCCGCTCATATAAACATAACCCCTCTGCTGGACACTTTGAGGATGTGCCCGGACGAGGCAGAAGGCCCAATGGGAGTTGTAGTAGGGGAATGGGTGGAGGTAGGACTATGGAGGGGCGTCAAGAGCAAACAGTAGCAGGCAATTCAGTGGTTGGACGCCACCTATcactctcctcttcctcatacTCCTCCAGCTCAGCCAGCAGCGAGAGCCTTGGGGAGAGTGAGGACCGAGCTACACAGGCAGTGAGCACCATTGCTGGGGGAGCTCAGTCCAAAGATGGGAGTAAGCTCCAGCAGAAACGAGGCTCTGGTGGATTGTCCAAGCAGGGTAGCCATAGTAGGAGCAGACCAGTGAGCCTGTTTGTTGATGTATCCAAGGCTAACACCCTTCCTAGGGTCCGTGAGAATCCCCTGCCCCCAGAACCTAAGAGCCCTGGGGAGTATGTAAGCATCGAGTTTAAAGGGGAGAAGAGCAGCCAGACTGGGGTTGGAGGAGGGCGGGGCAGGGGTCTCAGGCATGGCTTATCACTGCCTCATGgctcaagcagcaattatcctCAACACAGGCCAACGTCTTGCTTAGGGAACTTTATCCCCCTCTCCCGTAGCCCCTCTGCCCCCATCACTCCCCCAGCTGCCTCTGAGTATGTCAACATGGACTTGGGCCCTTCCCCGTCCCCCTCACCCCTCTCCCTTACCCCACTAGTTTTCCCCTCTTTCCATACCCCTCCCACGCCACCAACTCTTGCTCATGCCCCTAAAGCCTGTGTTGAGGGAACTACTGGCCCTTGTGAAGAGGGGGCCAAAGTGGCCGAGGCCCCACTTAGGAAAAGCAGAGAAAGTGCCCCATCAGTGTCTGAGTCCCCAACATCCTGTGGCGACTACACTGAGATGGCCTTCCCGAGGTCATCATCTAGTGTCTCCCCCAAAGCCCTGTCCCCCACCAGGACTGATCCTTCTGTTCCAGTGCTATCACGGGGTCTAGACTTCCCCCTAGCCAAACCTGGACCCAACCCAGACCACGGGGCTAAAGTTATTCGGGCCGACCCCCAAGGACGCAGACGGCACTGCTCAGAAACTTTCCTTGCCCCGCCTTCCCTCCCCACCTCTACCTCTACTTCCTCTTCTTCTACTGCCTCCCTCTTTCCAGAACACGCCCAAGCTGTGGCCCGCCGGCTGGGTTTTGAAAGCATGCTGTGGGGGAATGGTGCTGTGACTGATAATCCCACTCAGTTCGCCCTCCCTGGGCAGCAGTCCCTTCCCGCAAACACTCAGACTTCGTCCACAGAGCAAGGCCTTAACTACATAGACTTGGACTTGGCCAACAAAGAGGGCCACCATTTGGGCCAGGATGGACCTTCAGGTAGCCAGGCCCCCTCTCGCCTCTTCTCTGTACTGGGTGGAGGTTCTGGGGTCGGGGGAGTGGGCGCACCagttggcagcagcagcagcagctcaacaCTCAACACTTACGCCAGCATCGACTTCTACAAATCAGAGGAGCTGCGAACGCATCAGAATGGAAACAAGGAGGGTACAG